The following coding sequences are from one Ornithorhynchus anatinus isolate Pmale09 chromosome 11, mOrnAna1.pri.v4, whole genome shotgun sequence window:
- the CSNK2A2 gene encoding casein kinase II subunit alpha': MPGPAAGSRARVYAEVNSLRSRDYWDYEAHVPSWGNQDDYQLVRKLGRGKYSEVFEAINITNNERVVVKILKPVKKKKIKREVKILENLRGGTNIIKLIDTVKDPVSKTPALVFEYINNTDFKQLYQILTDFDIRFYMYELLKALDYCHSMGIMHRDVKPHNVMIDHQQKKLRLIDWGLAEFYHPAQEYNVRVASRYFKGPELLVDYQMYDYSLDMWSLGCMLASMIFRKEPFFHGQDNYDQLVRIAKVLGTDELYGYLKKYHIDLDPHFNDILGQHSRKRWENFIHSENRHLVSPEALDLLDKLLRYDHQQRLTAKEAMEHPYFYPVVKEQSQPSSDNAVLSSGLTAAR; the protein is encoded by the exons atgcccggcccggccgccggcaGCAGGGCCCGGGTCTACGCCGAGGTCAACAGCCTGAGGAGCCGCGACTACTGGGACTATGAGGCGCACGTTCCCAGCTGGGG TAATCAGGACGATTATCAACTAGTTCGGAAACTGGGCCGGGGAAAGTACAGCGAAGTCTTTGAGGCGATCAACATCACCAATAACGAGAGGGTGGTTGTGAAGATTCTCAAG CCAGTGAAGAAAAAGAAGATAAAACGGGAGGTAAAGATTCTGGAGAACCTACGCGGTGGAACCAACATCATTAAGCTGATTGACACAGTGAAGGATCCTGTG TCAAAGACCCCCGCTTTGGTGTTTGAATACATCAACAATACAGATTTTAAG CAACTCTACCAGATCCTGACAGACTTCGATATCCGGTTTTATATGTATGAACTGCTAAAG GCCCTGGATTACTGTCACAGCATGGGGATCATGCACAGAGACGTCAAACCCCACAACGTCATGATAGATCACCAACAGAAAAAG TTGCGACTCATAGACTGGGGACTGGCAGAGTTCTATCATCCTGCTCAGGAATACAATGTCCGTGTGGCCTCTAGATACTTCAAAGGACCAGAGCTCCTCGTGGACTATCAG atgTATGATTACAGCTTGGACATGTGGAGTTTAGGCTGTATGTTAGCCAGCATGATCTTCCGGAAGGAACCCTTCTTTCACGGTCAAGACAACTACGACCAG CTTGTCCGCATTGCCAAGGTCCTGGGCACAGATGAGCTATATGGGTATCTGAAGAAGTATCACATAGACCTGGACCCACACTTCAATGATATCCTGGGACA aCATTCACGGAAGCGCTGGGAAAATTTTATCCACAGTGAAAATAGACACCTCGTCAGCCCCGAGGCCCTGGACCTTCTGGACAAACTTCTGCGTTACGACCATCAACAGAGGCTGACTGCCAAAGAGGCTATGGAACACCCATATTTCT ATCCAGTGGTGAAGGAGCAGTCCCAGCCCAGCTCAGACAATGCTGTGCTCTCCAGTGGTCTGACAGCAGCTCGATGA